A portion of the Sulfuricurvum kujiense DSM 16994 genome contains these proteins:
- the nuoD gene encoding NADH dehydrogenase (quinone) subunit D, which yields MQQSNRLRPFFENITFDRADNELILNFGPQHPSAHGQLRLMLHLQQEQITKAHPDIGYLHRGMEKMAENMIYNEFMPTTDRMDYIASSSNNYGFALAVERLIGLDVPRRAKVIRMMLLETNRLMSHLFWLATTALDIGAMTVFLFAFREREYLMDLIEDYCGARLTHAAVRIGGVPLDLPDNFIPDLRKFLDKLPENIKDYEDLLDTNRIWKMRMENVGVISKEMAQSWGCSGIMLRASGVEWDIRKEEPYELYDEVDFNVPVSDKGDNYARYKLYMAEMRESAKILYQVLDMYEGTGPELMAHAPQYISAPKIDIMTQNYSLMQHFVLVTQGMRPPVGEVYVATESPKGELGYFINSQGGAYPYRLKLRAPSFWHTGILTDLLPGHYIPDVVSIIGTTNIVFGEVDR from the coding sequence ATGCAACAATCCAATAGATTAAGACCTTTTTTCGAAAATATTACGTTTGACCGTGCCGACAATGAATTGATTCTCAATTTCGGTCCTCAGCATCCTTCAGCTCACGGACAATTGCGTTTGATGCTCCATTTGCAGCAAGAGCAGATCACCAAAGCCCATCCGGATATCGGATACCTTCACCGCGGTATGGAGAAGATGGCGGAAAACATGATCTACAATGAGTTCATGCCGACAACGGACCGTATGGACTACATCGCGTCGAGTTCAAATAACTATGGGTTTGCACTTGCGGTTGAGAGACTGATCGGGCTTGATGTTCCTCGCCGTGCAAAAGTTATCCGCATGATGCTCCTAGAGACTAACCGTCTTATGTCTCACCTTTTCTGGTTGGCGACTACGGCACTCGATATCGGTGCGATGACGGTATTTTTGTTCGCATTCCGCGAACGCGAATATTTGATGGATTTGATCGAAGACTACTGCGGTGCGCGTTTGACCCATGCGGCAGTTCGTATCGGCGGTGTTCCTCTTGATTTGCCGGATAATTTCATCCCTGATTTGCGTAAATTCTTGGATAAATTGCCGGAAAACATCAAAGACTACGAAGACCTTTTGGATACCAACCGTATCTGGAAAATGCGTATGGAAAACGTCGGTGTAATCTCTAAAGAGATGGCTCAAAGCTGGGGCTGTTCAGGAATTATGCTTCGTGCATCGGGTGTTGAATGGGATATCCGCAAAGAAGAGCCGTATGAGCTTTATGACGAAGTCGATTTCAACGTTCCGGTTTCCGATAAAGGGGATAACTACGCACGTTATAAACTTTATATGGCAGAGATGCGTGAATCGGCGAAAATCTTGTACCAAGTACTCGATATGTATGAGGGGACTGGGCCGGAGTTGATGGCGCATGCGCCGCAATATATCTCGGCTCCGAAAATCGATATCATGACCCAAAACTACTCGTTGATGCAGCATTTCGTCTTGGTAACGCAAGGGATGCGTCCTCCGGTAGGCGAAGTGTATGTTGCGACCGAATCTCCGAAGGGGGAACTTGGCTATTTCATTAACAGCCAGGGTGGAGCTTATCCGTACCGTCTAAAACTCCGTGCGCCGTCGTTCTGGCACACAGGGATTTTGACCGACTTACTGCCGGGTCACTACATTCCGGACGTTGTATCTATCATCGGGACGACTAACATCGTCTTCGGTGAAGTAGACCGCTAA
- a CDS encoding NADH-quinone oxidoreductase subunit C: MRAYTPKDDVQKKPYYTDRYWVAPQVAKIDVSEDEVFAHDLEAIKASFDVLDAYIQVGQMVVIINAADNYGVIEMMKNELGYNQLSELSAIDWLAQEGKFEIFYQMLSMNKRKRVRIKCKIDEKESIQSVSSLFRSADWSEREMYDMFGVVINNHPYMKRILMPDDWEGFPLRKTYPLQGDEFAQWYEVDKLFGKEARDIIGPEIRDSARVDRYDTERFARLGHEVPRGSDISQGEPDTPLCYQESDGVFLIEKFDAEKSVVISDRDR; the protein is encoded by the coding sequence ATGAGAGCTTACACCCCTAAAGACGACGTACAGAAAAAACCCTACTACACCGACCGCTATTGGGTTGCCCCGCAGGTAGCGAAGATCGATGTAAGTGAAGACGAAGTATTTGCTCATGATTTGGAAGCGATCAAAGCTTCATTTGACGTATTGGATGCTTATATCCAAGTAGGACAAATGGTGGTAATTATCAATGCCGCTGATAACTACGGTGTCATTGAAATGATGAAAAATGAGCTCGGGTATAACCAGCTCTCCGAACTAAGTGCAATCGATTGGCTGGCGCAAGAGGGAAAATTCGAAATTTTCTATCAAATGCTCAGTATGAACAAACGCAAACGTGTCCGTATCAAATGCAAAATAGACGAGAAAGAATCGATTCAAAGTGTCTCGTCTTTATTCCGTTCGGCTGATTGGTCAGAGCGTGAAATGTACGATATGTTCGGTGTCGTCATCAACAACCATCCGTACATGAAACGTATTTTGATGCCGGACGATTGGGAAGGCTTTCCATTGCGTAAAACGTATCCGCTTCAAGGGGATGAGTTCGCCCAATGGTACGAGGTGGACAAACTCTTCGGTAAAGAGGCCCGTGATATTATCGGGCCGGAAATCCGCGACAGTGCACGGGTTGATAGATACGATACCGAGCGTTTTGCCCGTTTGGGACACGAAGTTCCACGCGGTTCCGACATCAGTCAAGGTGAACCGGATACTCCGCTATGTTACCAAGAGAGCGACGGTGTGTTCCTCATCGAAAAATTTGACGCAGAGAAGAGTGTCGTGATCTCTGATCGCGACCGTTAA
- a CDS encoding ATP-binding protein — protein sequence MKYLIDFLENKIIEETHIFSQLKCTVEEAKILQLLTRKFLQSQEDVIVAELLQELYGSDDYSYLGHFGEVKTLLELGWITHHSFTPLKISELSHLELYNTPVAVTSVFMKLLEEGSLEMTLPDIKPYADHLEYLQDQFFRIELYQKMSIIRHSGNEHSLGINRIQNKLDLLEKRIDERIAQTSLDVVLDRFFKQKKLEPKEQVIFLALLKEEYSATEGNLREMNTLIDLISFDDYERIKNRALLEDGSRLINEEVIDYEEMLNPFGGISRAFYIVDEVLQSIMHPQKKKKVRKLKLDMLIKEQEIFELIEPTTSLENVVLNPSTEQTLSNLMRQLDREVIARLHEWGVKDKKAGIDARIIFYGPPGTGKTLTAHSLSRSLKRQVLSFDCSKILSMYVGESEKNVRKIFDTYADLTRQTKTEPILLLNEADQFLSARSAGIGSSADQMHNQMQNIFLEQIEKFQGILIATTNLLENIDQAFSRRFNYKIEFKKPDQKQRVTLWNMMLPKNAPYEKGFNVEKLASYPLTGGQINLIVKNTAYQVAARSEGTFRLEDFIAEIQKERSGSFEGEKSMGFINR from the coding sequence TTGAAATACCTTATCGATTTTCTAGAAAATAAAATCATTGAAGAGACTCATATCTTTTCGCAGCTCAAATGTACGGTAGAAGAGGCAAAAATTTTGCAGCTTCTTACCCGCAAATTTTTACAGTCCCAGGAAGATGTGATCGTCGCCGAACTGCTCCAAGAACTCTACGGTTCCGATGACTATTCGTATCTCGGACATTTCGGTGAGGTAAAGACCCTGCTTGAACTCGGATGGATCACCCATCACTCATTCACGCCGCTTAAAATCAGCGAGCTATCCCATCTGGAACTTTATAACACGCCCGTCGCCGTGACATCAGTATTTATGAAGCTTCTCGAAGAAGGCTCGTTAGAGATGACACTGCCGGACATCAAACCCTATGCCGATCATCTGGAGTATTTGCAGGATCAGTTTTTTCGAATCGAACTGTATCAGAAAATGTCGATCATACGCCATAGCGGTAACGAACACTCACTGGGTATCAACCGTATTCAGAATAAACTTGATCTTCTCGAAAAGCGGATCGACGAGCGGATTGCCCAAACGTCGCTCGATGTTGTGCTCGACCGCTTTTTCAAACAAAAAAAATTAGAGCCGAAAGAGCAGGTTATTTTTCTTGCTCTTCTCAAAGAAGAATACAGTGCGACCGAGGGGAATCTGCGGGAGATGAACACCCTTATCGATTTGATCAGTTTTGACGATTACGAGCGGATCAAAAATCGTGCCCTTCTCGAAGACGGTTCCCGTCTCATCAACGAAGAGGTGATCGATTATGAGGAGATGCTCAATCCGTTCGGCGGAATCAGCAGAGCATTTTACATCGTCGATGAGGTGCTGCAATCGATCATGCACCCGCAGAAAAAGAAAAAAGTACGCAAACTCAAACTCGACATGCTGATTAAAGAGCAGGAAATTTTTGAGCTGATCGAACCGACGACATCATTAGAAAATGTTGTCCTAAACCCATCAACCGAACAGACCCTCTCCAATCTCATGCGTCAGTTGGACCGCGAAGTGATCGCGCGGCTTCATGAATGGGGGGTCAAAGATAAAAAAGCGGGGATTGACGCACGGATCATTTTCTACGGCCCTCCGGGGACCGGGAAAACCCTTACGGCGCACTCTTTATCCCGGTCTCTGAAACGGCAGGTGCTCAGTTTCGACTGCTCTAAAATTCTCTCGATGTATGTCGGCGAATCCGAAAAAAATGTACGGAAAATTTTTGATACATATGCCGATTTGACACGTCAAACGAAGACTGAGCCGATTTTGCTTTTGAATGAAGCCGACCAATTTCTCTCGGCACGTTCAGCCGGGATCGGATCATCCGCCGATCAGATGCATAATCAGATGCAAAATATTTTCCTGGAGCAGATCGAGAAGTTTCAGGGGATTTTGATTGCAACGACCAACTTGCTGGAGAATATCGATCAGGCATTTTCACGCCGCTTTAATTACAAAATCGAATTCAAAAAACCGGATCAAAAACAGCGTGTTACTTTATGGAACATGATGCTTCCGAAAAATGCACCGTACGAAAAAGGTTTTAACGTAGAAAAACTTGCTTCGTATCCTCTCACCGGTGGGCAGATTAATCTGATCGTCAAAAATACGGCATATCAGGTTGCGGCTCGAAGTGAGGGAACTTTCAGACTCGAAGATTTTATTGCCGAAATTCAAAAAGAGCGTTCCGGCAGTTTTGAAGGGGAAAAATCGATGGGATTCATCAATCGCTAA
- a CDS encoding NADH-ubiquinone oxidoreductase subunit E family protein — translation MKRYDLRHLKENFAGRMSEIIKNEAVSGEVVIFLFEIGDFSPVQQSADLVKELGCELMNSLKFNEADWTIVVKK, via the coding sequence GTGAAACGTTACGATTTACGTCATTTAAAAGAAAATTTTGCAGGCCGCATGTCCGAGATCATCAAAAATGAAGCAGTAAGCGGCGAAGTTGTGATTTTCTTGTTTGAGATCGGTGATTTTAGCCCCGTACAACAATCGGCTGATTTGGTTAAAGAGCTTGGGTGCGAACTCATGAATTCGTTGAAATTCAACGAAGCCGACTGGACCATTGTGGTCAAGAAATAA
- a CDS encoding NAD(P)H-quinone oxidoreductase subunit 3, protein MEHYNTANPYFGVFVLFVLTFGAFYATTVIARLASRALAAKDTEKLKMTVYECGPEVTKQPNRISTQFYLFALLFLLFDVEIVFMFPWAIDFKLLGWFGFVEMMMFILLLAIGFVYAWKKGALEWHNIK, encoded by the coding sequence ATGGAGCATTACAACACAGCAAATCCTTATTTCGGGGTATTTGTACTGTTCGTGTTGACGTTTGGTGCATTTTATGCCACAACCGTCATTGCACGTTTAGCCAGCCGCGCATTAGCGGCTAAAGACACAGAAAAACTTAAAATGACCGTCTACGAATGCGGACCGGAAGTGACAAAACAGCCGAACCGTATTTCGACACAGTTTTATCTGTTCGCATTGTTGTTCTTGTTGTTTGATGTTGAGATTGTTTTCATGTTTCCGTGGGCAATCGATTTTAAACTCTTGGGTTGGTTCGGATTTGTCGAGATGATGATGTTCATCTTATTGTTGGCAATCGGTTTCGTTTACGCGTGGAAGAAGGGGGCTCTCGAATGGCACAACATCAAGTAA
- a CDS encoding NuoB/complex I 20 kDa subunit family protein, with amino-acid sequence MAQHQVNYLKDGGLPVALTTIDKVVNWGRSNSLWALTYGLACCGIEMMASGASRYDFDRFGTIFRASPRQAELMVVAGTLTKKHAEFIRRLYDQMTEPKWVISMGSCANTGGMFNTYATVQGVDRVIPVDLYLPGCAPRPETLQYAVLLLQQKIRRESASRAQKPKRLM; translated from the coding sequence ATGGCACAACATCAAGTAAATTACTTAAAAGACGGCGGACTTCCCGTCGCATTGACGACCATCGACAAAGTGGTCAACTGGGGACGCTCGAATTCACTTTGGGCATTGACGTACGGTTTGGCGTGCTGCGGTATCGAAATGATGGCATCGGGTGCGTCACGGTATGACTTCGACCGTTTCGGTACGATTTTCCGGGCTTCTCCGCGTCAAGCCGAGCTGATGGTTGTTGCGGGAACGCTAACGAAAAAACATGCGGAATTTATTCGTCGTCTCTACGATCAAATGACGGAGCCTAAATGGGTTATCTCTATGGGTTCGTGTGCGAACACCGGCGGTATGTTTAATACTTACGCTACCGTTCAAGGGGTAGACCGCGTCATCCCTGTAGACTTGTACCTTCCGGGATGTGCTCCGCGCCCGGAAACTTTGCAATATGCGGTATTGCTGTTGCAGCAAAAAATCCGACGTGAAAGCGCATCGCGTGCGCAAAAACCGAAAAGGCTGATGTAA
- a CDS encoding CZB domain-containing protein, whose product MSLAKLDHIVWKVNTYLSAITRKEQFNFVDHHNCRLGKWYYEGEGADFFKKTPSYSALETPHSVVHNSTHKIFDLMKTESVGSERFVKVFEEMEHASDGVFATLDRMLQEKN is encoded by the coding sequence ATGAGTTTGGCGAAACTCGATCATATTGTCTGGAAAGTCAATACGTATCTCTCCGCAATCACCAGAAAAGAGCAGTTTAATTTTGTCGATCACCATAATTGCCGACTAGGTAAATGGTACTATGAAGGTGAAGGTGCTGATTTCTTCAAGAAAACGCCAAGCTATTCGGCACTTGAAACACCTCATTCGGTTGTCCATAACTCGACCCATAAGATTTTCGATTTGATGAAAACAGAGAGTGTCGGATCTGAACGGTTTGTCAAAGTTTTTGAAGAGATGGAACATGCAAGCGACGGTGTGTTTGCGACGTTGGATAGAATGCTTCAAGAGAAAAATTAA
- a CDS encoding FAD-dependent oxidoreductase, producing MSKVYFSTWRGEQINNIGKNDDAWENSAYNLPLEYNEHAHSKAFIGWDGVALFNPDVDVVRLATEYAAQYQVYSEACGRCAPGRWGGRILYDLLDKIARGEGSVSDMEHLKEVSRTMQETSKCEIGKTVPNPLLDLMTHFESDFMDCINNQKPSKHYHLEDTSYIAKITAPCMDACPAHVDIPAYIEGVRDLRFDDSLMATRQTMPLAHTCGRVCPHPCETECRRTNLDEPISIMELKRLGADYETDHGFGFFHPSEKKPSIGKKVAVIGAGPAGLTGAYYLALDGIDVDVYEELPVLGGEVAVGVPEYRMPIDKYNQDIEAVRSLGVNFITNTKVTADMMRQFENDYDATLVATGTRISKKVYCDNERPEIQGYWGAIDFLDKVNLQVKYDIMVPEADQKRHMLPTDFVDLTGKTLVCVGGGFTSMDVVRCAIRANAAKVVMLYRRDEATIIKNTTYEEYHEAVEEGVEFIFHSAVAKMNDENDVLKSLVIDRFELVPDPNGGRPTLEKVEGASFEMECDYLIPAVSQSADLKLLPEEWEIERTSWATIKTNGKDYMTSRKGIFAAGDCEYGPMTIVNAVGQAKRAASVMSRYVTSGEITLTNDEIMEDHLRKLKVYNKKEKIQGWLPGLARQHSEVLTVDERKDNNREVKYGFTQEEALAEAERCMRCYYIAMVAH from the coding sequence GTGAGTAAAGTCTATTTCTCCACGTGGCGGGGTGAGCAAATCAACAACATCGGCAAAAATGACGATGCTTGGGAAAATTCTGCTTATAACCTTCCGTTGGAATACAATGAACACGCCCATTCCAAAGCGTTTATCGGCTGGGACGGCGTAGCGCTTTTTAATCCTGATGTCGACGTGGTTCGTTTGGCAACAGAATACGCGGCGCAGTATCAGGTCTATTCCGAAGCGTGCGGGCGTTGTGCACCGGGACGATGGGGCGGACGTATTTTATACGACCTTCTCGATAAAATCGCTCGCGGTGAGGGATCAGTATCGGATATGGAGCATCTCAAAGAGGTTTCAAGAACGATGCAGGAAACTTCTAAATGTGAGATCGGTAAAACGGTTCCGAATCCGCTTCTTGATCTGATGACCCATTTCGAGTCGGATTTTATGGATTGCATCAACAACCAAAAACCGTCAAAACATTATCATTTGGAAGATACCAGCTATATTGCCAAAATCACGGCGCCGTGTATGGACGCATGTCCGGCACATGTCGACATTCCGGCCTATATCGAGGGTGTTCGCGATTTGCGATTTGACGATTCATTGATGGCGACCCGCCAAACGATGCCGCTTGCGCATACGTGTGGACGTGTCTGTCCTCATCCGTGTGAGACGGAGTGCCGACGTACCAACCTTGACGAGCCGATTTCGATCATGGAACTTAAACGTCTGGGTGCCGATTATGAGACCGATCACGGTTTCGGATTTTTTCATCCGAGTGAGAAAAAGCCTTCAATCGGCAAAAAAGTAGCGGTTATCGGTGCAGGTCCTGCAGGGCTTACGGGTGCGTATTATCTTGCATTGGACGGAATCGATGTCGATGTCTACGAAGAGCTTCCGGTTCTCGGCGGTGAAGTAGCGGTCGGGGTTCCGGAATACCGTATGCCGATCGATAAGTACAATCAAGATATTGAAGCGGTACGAAGTCTTGGGGTGAATTTTATCACCAATACGAAAGTGACCGCCGATATGATGCGTCAATTCGAAAACGACTATGATGCGACGTTGGTGGCGACGGGGACCCGTATTTCGAAAAAAGTCTATTGTGATAATGAACGTCCTGAAATTCAGGGTTATTGGGGAGCGATCGACTTTTTGGATAAAGTCAATCTCCAAGTGAAATACGACATTATGGTTCCTGAAGCGGATCAGAAACGTCATATGTTGCCTACGGATTTTGTCGATTTGACCGGAAAAACGCTTGTATGCGTCGGGGGTGGATTTACCTCAATGGACGTAGTCCGCTGCGCCATCCGTGCGAATGCCGCAAAAGTCGTCATGCTGTATCGCCGTGATGAAGCGACGATTATCAAAAATACGACGTATGAAGAGTATCACGAAGCGGTCGAAGAGGGCGTAGAGTTTATTTTTCACTCGGCGGTCGCAAAGATGAACGATGAGAACGATGTTCTCAAATCACTTGTTATTGATCGTTTCGAACTCGTCCCGGATCCGAACGGCGGTCGTCCGACACTCGAGAAAGTCGAGGGTGCGAGCTTTGAGATGGAGTGTGATTATCTGATCCCTGCCGTATCCCAAAGTGCTGATTTGAAACTGCTCCCTGAAGAGTGGGAAATTGAACGTACCTCTTGGGCGACGATCAAAACGAACGGGAAAGATTACATGACCTCACGCAAAGGGATCTTTGCGGCGGGAGACTGTGAATACGGTCCGATGACGATCGTTAATGCGGTCGGTCAGGCAAAGCGTGCCGCATCGGTCATGTCACGCTATGTCACCAGCGGAGAAATTACTTTGACGAATGATGAGATTATGGAAGATCACCTCCGTAAACTCAAAGTCTATAACAAAAAAGAGAAGATTCAAGGTTGGCTTCCGGGACTAGCGCGCCAACACAGCGAAGTTCTTACGGTCGATGAACGCAAAGACAATAACCGTGAGGTTAAATACGGGTTTACCCAAGAAGAAGCACTCGCGGAAGCAGAACGCTGTATGCGCTGTTATTACATTGCGATGGTAGCACACTAA